From Eriocheir sinensis breed Jianghai 21 chromosome 16, ASM2467909v1, whole genome shotgun sequence, a single genomic window includes:
- the LOC126999287 gene encoding N-sulphoglucosamine sulphohydrolase-like isoform X2 produces MGVLATVAAESWAAAATKVGPAAAETTVEARAAATATEMAAEVGAAAATVAWQDSGRNVLMMVADDAGLELTTYGNTACRTPHLDALASRATVFSRAFTSVSSCSPSRAALLTGLPTHQNGMYGLHQGVHHFSSFDGVRSLPGILAAQGLRTGIVGKKHVGPEDVFPFEFAHTEETESVMQVGRNITRMRQLVRRFLASPDPRPFFLYVGFHDPHRCGHTHPQYGAFCERFGDGSPGMGTIPDWRPDDYGPDDVQVPYFVQDTPAARQDLAAQYRTISRLDQGVGAMLQELGLAGHLNDTLVIYTSDNGVPFAGGRTNLYDPGVVEPLLVSSPAHPASWGTTSPALTSLLDLTPTVLAWLGVPYPRYSIWPHQPPVTLTGRSLLPFLEPQGGADCQASEHVTRRGGGAAVFGSHEVHEATMYYPMRAVRTEAYKLIHNLHYRMPFPVDQDLYLAPAFQDILNRTTQGRPLPWYTSLDQYYHRHRWQLYDLQADPHERSNVAGKKRYAAPLARLRARLRAWLAATQDPWRCGPGAVLEDAGPYAQHPACLPLYNGL; encoded by the exons ATGGGGGTGCTGGCGACGGTGGCGGCGGAGTCTTGGGCAGCAGCGGCGACGAAGGTGGGGCCGGCGGCGGCGGAGACTACGGTGGAGGCcagggcggcggcgacggcgacgGAGATGGCGGCGGAGGTTGGGGCAGCGGCGGCAACAGTGGCGTGGCAGGACAGCGGAAGGAAcgtgttgatgatggtggcggATGACGCTGGCCTGGAGCTGACg aCCTACGGCAACACGGCCTGCCGCACGCCCCACCTGGACGCCCTTGCCAGCCGCGCCACGGTCTTCTCCCGCGCCTTCACCTCCGTCAGCAGCTGCTCGCCGTCCCGCGCCGCGCTGCTGACGGGACTGCCGACGCACCAGAACGGCATGTACGGCCTGCATCAGGGTGTGCACCACTTCTCCTCCTTCGACGGTGTGCGCAGCCTGCCGGGCATCCTGGCGGCGCAAGGCCTGCGCACGGGAATCGTGGGCAAAAAGCACGTGGGCCCCGAGGACGTGTTCCCCTTCGAGTTCGCCCACACGGAGGAGACGGAGAGCGTGATGCAGGTGGGCCGCAACATCACCCGCATGCGGCAGCTGGTGCGCCGCTTCCTGGCCAGTCCCGACCCGAGGCCCTTCTTCCTGTACGTGGGCTTTCACGACCCGCACCGCTGCGGCCACACGCACCCGCAGTACGGCGCTTTCTGCGAGCGCTTCGGCGACGGCTCGCCGGGCATGGGCACCATCCCGGACTGGCGGCCCGACGACTACGGCCCCGATGACGTCCAGGTGCCCTACTTCGTGCAGGACACGCCGGCGGCGCGGCAGGACCTGGCGGCTCAGTACCGCACCATCTCGCGCCTGGACCAGGGCGTGGGGGCCATGCTGCAGGAGCTGGGCCTGGCGGGGCACCTCAACGACACGCTGGTCATCTACACCTCGGACAACGGCGTGCCCTTCGCCGGGGGCCGCACCAACCTATACGACCCCGGCGTGGTGGAGCCGCTGCTGGTGTCGTCGCCCGCCCACCCTGCGTCCTGGGGCACGACCTCCCCCGCCCTGACCTCGCTGCTGGATCTGACGCCTACGGTGCTGGCCTGGCTGGGCGTGCCCTACCCCCGCTACTCCATCTGGCCCCACCAGCCGCCCGTCACCCTCACCGGCCGCTCCTTGCTACCCTTCCTCGAGCCCCAGGGCGGCGCCGACTGCCAGGCCTCGGAGCACGTAACGCggcgcggcggcggggcggcggtgtTCGGCAGCCACGAGGTGCACGAGGCCACGATGTACTACCCGATGCGCGCAGTGCGCACGGAGGCCTACAAGCTGATCCACAACCTGCACTACCGCATGCCCTTCCCCGTGGACCAGGACCTGTACCTGGCGCCCGCCTTCCAGGACATCCTCAACCGCACCACGCAGGGCCGCCCTCTGCCCTGGTACACCTCGCTGGACCAgtactaccaccgccaccgctgGCAGCTCTACGACCTGCAGGCCGACCCCCACGAGCGGAGCAACGTGGCGGGCAAGAAGCGGTACGCGGCGCCGCTGGCCAGACTAAGGGCCAGGCTGCGGGCGTGGCTGGCGGCGACGCAGGACCCCTGGCGCTGCGGGCCCGGCGCCGTGCTGGAAGACGCGGGGCCCTACGCCCAGCACCCGGCCTGCCTGCCCCTGTACAACGGCCTGTAG
- the LOC126999287 gene encoding N-sulphoglucosamine sulphohydrolase-like isoform X1: MVVTLPLVLMGVLATVAAESWAAAATKVGPAAAETTVEARAAATATEMAAEVGAAAATVAWQDSGRNVLMMVADDAGLELTTYGNTACRTPHLDALASRATVFSRAFTSVSSCSPSRAALLTGLPTHQNGMYGLHQGVHHFSSFDGVRSLPGILAAQGLRTGIVGKKHVGPEDVFPFEFAHTEETESVMQVGRNITRMRQLVRRFLASPDPRPFFLYVGFHDPHRCGHTHPQYGAFCERFGDGSPGMGTIPDWRPDDYGPDDVQVPYFVQDTPAARQDLAAQYRTISRLDQGVGAMLQELGLAGHLNDTLVIYTSDNGVPFAGGRTNLYDPGVVEPLLVSSPAHPASWGTTSPALTSLLDLTPTVLAWLGVPYPRYSIWPHQPPVTLTGRSLLPFLEPQGGADCQASEHVTRRGGGAAVFGSHEVHEATMYYPMRAVRTEAYKLIHNLHYRMPFPVDQDLYLAPAFQDILNRTTQGRPLPWYTSLDQYYHRHRWQLYDLQADPHERSNVAGKKRYAAPLARLRARLRAWLAATQDPWRCGPGAVLEDAGPYAQHPACLPLYNGL, encoded by the exons ATG GTGGTAACTCTCCCGCTGGTGCTGATGGGGGTGCTGGCGACGGTGGCGGCGGAGTCTTGGGCAGCAGCGGCGACGAAGGTGGGGCCGGCGGCGGCGGAGACTACGGTGGAGGCcagggcggcggcgacggcgacgGAGATGGCGGCGGAGGTTGGGGCAGCGGCGGCAACAGTGGCGTGGCAGGACAGCGGAAGGAAcgtgttgatgatggtggcggATGACGCTGGCCTGGAGCTGACg aCCTACGGCAACACGGCCTGCCGCACGCCCCACCTGGACGCCCTTGCCAGCCGCGCCACGGTCTTCTCCCGCGCCTTCACCTCCGTCAGCAGCTGCTCGCCGTCCCGCGCCGCGCTGCTGACGGGACTGCCGACGCACCAGAACGGCATGTACGGCCTGCATCAGGGTGTGCACCACTTCTCCTCCTTCGACGGTGTGCGCAGCCTGCCGGGCATCCTGGCGGCGCAAGGCCTGCGCACGGGAATCGTGGGCAAAAAGCACGTGGGCCCCGAGGACGTGTTCCCCTTCGAGTTCGCCCACACGGAGGAGACGGAGAGCGTGATGCAGGTGGGCCGCAACATCACCCGCATGCGGCAGCTGGTGCGCCGCTTCCTGGCCAGTCCCGACCCGAGGCCCTTCTTCCTGTACGTGGGCTTTCACGACCCGCACCGCTGCGGCCACACGCACCCGCAGTACGGCGCTTTCTGCGAGCGCTTCGGCGACGGCTCGCCGGGCATGGGCACCATCCCGGACTGGCGGCCCGACGACTACGGCCCCGATGACGTCCAGGTGCCCTACTTCGTGCAGGACACGCCGGCGGCGCGGCAGGACCTGGCGGCTCAGTACCGCACCATCTCGCGCCTGGACCAGGGCGTGGGGGCCATGCTGCAGGAGCTGGGCCTGGCGGGGCACCTCAACGACACGCTGGTCATCTACACCTCGGACAACGGCGTGCCCTTCGCCGGGGGCCGCACCAACCTATACGACCCCGGCGTGGTGGAGCCGCTGCTGGTGTCGTCGCCCGCCCACCCTGCGTCCTGGGGCACGACCTCCCCCGCCCTGACCTCGCTGCTGGATCTGACGCCTACGGTGCTGGCCTGGCTGGGCGTGCCCTACCCCCGCTACTCCATCTGGCCCCACCAGCCGCCCGTCACCCTCACCGGCCGCTCCTTGCTACCCTTCCTCGAGCCCCAGGGCGGCGCCGACTGCCAGGCCTCGGAGCACGTAACGCggcgcggcggcggggcggcggtgtTCGGCAGCCACGAGGTGCACGAGGCCACGATGTACTACCCGATGCGCGCAGTGCGCACGGAGGCCTACAAGCTGATCCACAACCTGCACTACCGCATGCCCTTCCCCGTGGACCAGGACCTGTACCTGGCGCCCGCCTTCCAGGACATCCTCAACCGCACCACGCAGGGCCGCCCTCTGCCCTGGTACACCTCGCTGGACCAgtactaccaccgccaccgctgGCAGCTCTACGACCTGCAGGCCGACCCCCACGAGCGGAGCAACGTGGCGGGCAAGAAGCGGTACGCGGCGCCGCTGGCCAGACTAAGGGCCAGGCTGCGGGCGTGGCTGGCGGCGACGCAGGACCCCTGGCGCTGCGGGCCCGGCGCCGTGCTGGAAGACGCGGGGCCCTACGCCCAGCACCCGGCCTGCCTGCCCCTGTACAACGGCCTGTAG